A stretch of Lactuca sativa cultivar Salinas chromosome 6, Lsat_Salinas_v11, whole genome shotgun sequence DNA encodes these proteins:
- the LOC111886886 gene encoding adenine phosphoribosyltransferase 4, with product MSAGENGGSDGRINGIKSALRVIPNFPKPGIMFQDITTLLLDPKAFKDTIDLFVEHYKHENISVIAGIEARGFIFGPPIALAIGAKFVPLRKPKKLPGEVISEKYILEYGSDCLEMHVGAVKSGDRALVVDDLIATGGTICAAINLLERAEAEVVGCACVIEVPDLKGRERLRSHGKELYVLVESQFEPTKQS from the exons ATGTCCGCAGGCGAAAACGGAGGCTCCGACGGACGTATCAATGGAATCAAATCCGCACTTCGCGTCATCCCTAACTTTCCGAAACCAG GTATAATGTTTCAAGACATCACTACATTGTTGCTTGATCCGAAGGCATTCAAAGACACGATTGATTTGTTCGTTGAGCATTACAAACATGAAAACATTTCTGTAATTGcag GAATTGAAGCAAGGGGTTTTATATTTGGTCCACCAATTGCACTTGCAATAGGAGCAAAGTTTGTTCCATTAAGGAAGCCAAAAAAGTTACCAG GTGAAGTGATATCAGAAAAATATATATTAGAATACGGATCAGATTGCCTTGAAATGCATGTTGGAGCAGTTAAATCTGGAGACAGAGCTCTTGTTGTTGATGATTTAATTGCTACTGGTGGTACCATTTGTGCTGCAATCAACTTACTTG AGCGTGCTGAAGCTGAAGTGGTGGGGTGTGCTTGTGTAATTGAAGTACCAGACTTGAAG GGTCGGGAGCGATTGAGATCGCATGGGAAGGAATTGTACGTACTTGTCGAGTCGCAGTTTGAGCCAACTAAACAATCATAA
- the LOC111886893 gene encoding uncharacterized protein LOC111886893 has protein sequence MFKKESIHCHENLVIVEGTWIRTNIKCIMFNVYAPQDARKKRELWQYLISYMSKVNGAFIVFGNFNVVRSFNERCGSLFCASQATDFNQFIYEAYLFDIPMEGRKFTRVDKVGAKLSRFDRFLIFESLLDVIPDISCIALDRRWSDHCLVLLKKDQNDYGPISLKLFNPWLQMDGFSDVVSQAVRDFSPDCNLNKCINMKNKLNFVKAKIKGWQADMRKLKGEQRKACINRLLNIDNLIDSGVASDDVMAERKNILQ, from the coding sequence ATGTTTAAGAAGGAGAGTATTCACTGTCATGAAAATTTGGTTATTGTTGAAGGCACTTGGATCAGGACAAATATTAAATGTATTATGTTTAACGTGTACGCCCCTCAAGATGCTAGAAAGAAAAGGGAGTTATGGCAATATTTGATCTCGTATATGTCCAAAGTAAATGGTGCTTTTATAGTCTTTGGTAATTTCAATGTGGTTAGATCTTTTAATGAAAGATGTGGGAGTTTGTTTTGTGCTTCACAAGCTACCGATTTTAATCAATTTATTTATGAGGCATATCTGTTTGATATTCCTATGGAGGGCCGAAAATTTACTCGAGTGGATAAGGTTGGTGCTAAGCTTAGTCGTTTTGATCGATTCCTTATTTTTGAAAGTTTGTTAGATGTTATTCCCGATATCTCTTGTATTGCTTTGGATAGGAGGTGGTCAGACCATTGCCTGGTGCTTCTGAAGAAAGATCAGAATGATTATGGTCCTATTTCTCTTAAGCTGTTTAACCCGTGGCTTCAGATGGATGGTTTTTCCGATGTGGTTTCTCAAGCGGTTAGAGATTTTAGCCCAGATTGTAATCTAAACAAGTGTATTAATATGAAGAACAAACTTAACTTCGTTAAGGCCAAGATTAAGGGCTGGCAAGCTGATATGCGTAAGTTGAAAGGGGAACAAAGAAAAGCGTGTATTAACCGGTTGCTCAATATTGATAATCTGATTGATAGTGGGGTTGCTTCGGATGATGTCATGGCCGAGAGAAAGAATATTCTCCAATAG